In one Bactrocera dorsalis isolate Fly_Bdor unplaced genomic scaffold, ASM2337382v1 BdCtg145, whole genome shotgun sequence genomic region, the following are encoded:
- the LOC105233314 gene encoding RING finger protein 141 encodes MGQVQSISDSTLPETVDAVHMQVIRHAKVLSEINSLSYEEFKACLDNLNELSRKCIDPNGKQLVFLIKRGTDTSMLWKAMVKIACIKVDPSTRKIESYKFLNLKQFLCVFRTFQSHLESLMSSENQLCSRRSSLSQTPIDDEMAGAASAVNNHITASMIMERVNSLVNIGRNSSSETSSGLNSPSSCSHSEHVDECSICLDRLTEVILPCTHSFCTPCIEQWNVNNKTCPICSEALESTDDTWIMPDIPGVEEINEKICAEFMSLAKD; translated from the exons ATGGGACAAGTTCAATCTATTAGCGACAGCACCCTTCCAGAAACAGTGGACGCCGTTCACATGCAAGTTATTCGCCATGCCAAAGTACTCTCAGAAATAAACTCTCTAAGTTATGAAGAATTTAAAGCATGCTTGGACAACTTAAATGAGTT GTCCCGTAAGTGTATTGACCCAAATGGTAAGCAGCTGGTATTCCTTATCAAGCGCGGTACAGACACATCTATGCTATGGAAAGCGATGGTGAAAATTGCTTGCATAAAAGTAGATCCTTCTACTAGGAAAATCGAGAGttataaatttcttaatttaaagcAATTCCTGTGCGTTTTCAGAACTTTCCAATCTCATCTAGAAAGTTTAATGTCGAGCGAAAATCAATTG TGTTCACGCCGAAGTTCACTTTCCCAAACTCCAATAGATGATGAAATGGCAGGCGCAGCATCTGCTGTAAACAACCATATAACCGCATCGATGATAATGGAACGAGTAAATTCCCTTGTAAATATTGGTCGCAATTCAAGCAGCGAAACCTCAAGCGGTCTAAATAGCCCTTCATCATGTTCACATTCTGAACATGTTGATGAGTGCTCCATTTGCTTAGACCGATTAACGGAAGTAATACTGCCTTGCACCCATAGTTTCTGTACGCCATGCATTGAACAATG GAACGTCAATAATAAAACTTGTCCTATATGCAGTGAGGCTTTGGAGAGCACGGATGATACGTGGATTATGCCAGATATACCAGGTGTAGAAgagataaatgaaaaaatttgcgCCGAATTCATGAGCTTAGcaaaagattga
- the LOC105233313 gene encoding 40S ribosomal protein S10b: MFMPKAHRVAIYEYLFKEGVIVAKKDFHAPKHPELETIPNLHVIKTLQSLHSRGLVKEQFAWRHYYWYLTNEGIEYLRSYLHLPPEIVPATLKRPARSETMRPRPAASARTGDSSKTGEDRTAYRRAPGGPDKKGDAGPGAADVDFRGGFGRGARPQ; this comes from the coding sequence ATGTTTATGCCAAAGGCTCATCGCGTAGCTATCTACGAGTATCTCTTCAAAGAGGGTGTCATCGTTGCCAAAAAGGATTTCCATGCTCCCAAGCACCCTGAGCTGGAGACCATTCCCAACTTGCATGTTATCAAAACATTGCAATCGCTCCACTCTCGTGGCCTGGTTAAGGAACAATTCGCATGGAGACATTATTACTGGTACTTGACCAACGAGGGTATTGAGTACCTTCGCAGTTACTTGCATTTGCCTCCTGAAATTGTGCCAGCCACATTGAAACGTCCAGCACGCTCAGAGACAATGCGTCCCCGCCCAGCGGCATCTGCTCGTACTGGTGACTCTTCCAAGACCGGTGAGGACCGTACTGCTTACAGACGTGCGCCGGGTGGACCCGACAAGAAGGGAGATGCTGGTCCTGGTGCTGCCGATGTTGATTTCCGTGGTGGATTCGGACGTGGTGCACGGCCACAATAA